Below is a genomic region from Flammeovirgaceae bacterium SG7u.111.
CTCTGGTTTTTTCGCCATTTTTTTCTCAAATAAACAAATTCAGTACTTTCTCTTACGCTTATCATTTGGGCGCACTCACGCAAACCCCGCCCCGGGTGGTCAAGCCGCCCATCGCACCAGCCATTTCGGTCTTGCCCTACCCTCTTTGCCCAGTGCGCAATTCGTTCAACATTCGAAAACGTAGAGACGCATTGAATGCGTCTCTACGTTTTTTTCTAATTCATCCCTTTCGCAGCATCCAGCATTTGCTGGAACTGCGGCTGATCAGGGTACATTTCTATCAGTTTTTTAATATATACCTCAGCCTCTTTGTTCTTTTGGATTTGAAGGTACAAGCCAGCTATAGCATAGTTGATATCTGGCGAATTAGGATCTAATTCTAGCCCTCCCAAAAAAGCTTTTTCCGCATCGGCATTTCTGCCAAGCTGCTGCAAAGCCAAGCCCCAATTGTAATAAATCCTTGGGTTATTGCCCACTAGCTTAGCCCCTCTTTCCAAGAAACTCACGGCTTGCTCCATCCGTTTCATTTCCGCAAGCAACAGCCCCATCGAATAATAGGCTGGTCCGTAGCTCGGCTCTTGTTTTATCACATCTTTCAGCAAAGCCATCGCCTCTTCGTTTCTGCCTTGCCTATTGTAAAGGTGCGAAAGATTGATCCTTGCCGGGTTGAAAAGCTCATCCAGCTCAAGGGCTTCTTTGTAAGCAGCTTCGGCTTCGGCAGGCCTTCCTTGCCGATCATGGTACTGCCCAATAGTCATCTGCCCCGGGGCAAAATCCGCTCGTACGTTCAGCATAGTTTTATATTCAGGCATCACTTTTTCTATCTGGGTCTTCAGCTCTGGGCTGACCTGGTCCAAAGGAATTTCGAGCAAACCGCCCATAGCCGAAACTCGTATCGAACGAAGCGAATCGTTCAAGTGTTTGGTCAGATGCTCGTACCTCAGCTCCTGTGGCCAATCGTACATAGAATGAATGGCAGTATGGCGCACATAAGAAGCTTCGTCGTCCAATGCTTTTATCACTTCATCCATCGCTTTCTGATCGGAAATTTGGTTGAGGTAATGCACCGCCGTAGCCCTTGCAATGTCTGGTTGAGATTTATCGTTGAGCAACTCAACCAGCTCTTTTACCGCCTCGGGCGAGCGTGTGCTGCCCTTGGTAAGCGCATCCGAAAAATGCGGGGCACGCTCATCGCCGTACCATTCTACCACCTTTTCGGCAGCCCATTGGTCGGTCTGATCTTCGTGGCAGCCCGTACAGGCATTGGGCGTCCCAAACTCCACCGACTGATCGGGGCGAGGAATCCTAAAACTATGGTCACGGCGGAAATCGTTGCCCATATACACCCTGCCAGTCATATGGCAGCTCACGCATTCGGCACTTTCCGTTTGCATAGGGTGAAAATGATGCTCTGGCGTATCGTAATCTTGGGAAACATGACACTGATTACAGACCATATTCCCCTTAAATTTCAGTTCTAAACTATGAACATTGTGACAGTTAGAGCATTTCACATCGTTGTGGTACATTTTGCTCTGAACAAATGAGCTGTACACATAATCTTCGTCCATGATCTGCCCGTCGGCAAAGTACAGTTCGTCCCTCAAAATCTCTGGAAAATAATCATCCCTAAACTTATCCCCATTTTCAAAGCCGTTTACATAATGCACCCTCCTGGAGTGACAACGAGCACATTCTTCTACCTGCTCTTCCGAAGTAAGGCTAGAGGTCAAGTGCAAATGCGCTTCTGCATTGTAAGGATCATTTTCATTGAAATTGGGCGAATTGACAAACTCCACATGCTCTTTCCCCGGGCCGTGGCAAGCTTCGCAGCTTACGTTTATGATGGAAAAAGTAGTGTTGAAAGAGTTGGTTTTATCATCGTAGTTTTTCTTCACATTGGTAGAATGGCAATCTGAACACATCGTGTTCCAGCTTAGGCCACCCTTCGTCCAGTGAAGCCATTCTCCTGTAGAAATTTTCAGGTCTGGGTACAAATCATACCACTTGTTTTCCAAGCAATCCCATGCTGTACGCAAACATTGGTAGTGACCATTGGGGAAAGCGACGATGTATTGCTGCAAAGGATGTACGCCAAACGTGTAGATAATTTCGTAATCGTAATATTTGCCATCAGGCCCTTCGGTATTTACCATAAACTTTTCTCCATCGCGGAAAAACCTTGACTTCACCCCTTGACTTTCAAAGGTCACGTCGTTAAAATCTGCCAACACCGAAGAATCGTTAGCCTCCATCATGGCTTGGTCATGCTGGGAGCCTATCCAGTCTTCAAAAGCCGACTCGTGGCAAGACTTACAAGATTCGCTCCCCAGAAACGAAGGATCGTTATCCACTTTCACAAAAGGCTTATCTTCTTTTTTCTCTTCTTGACCACAGCTTACCAAATAAGCTGCTTCGATAATAAACAAAGCGGGTATAATCAGGTAAAAAAATATGCGACCTGTTTTAGAAATACGAGGCATTTAGTTTGTTTTTTAAGGGTAAACCTGAAGTTAAAATTCATTTTCATCTATCAAAACAGGTGTTGTTTTGATTTCGGGATAAATATACCTCAAAAAAGAGCATTTCTGATTTCAAGCCAAAAAAATCACATTTTCACCACAAGGTTCACCACCCAAAGTACAAGTAGCAGAGGCAAAATATTTTTGGAGAGGAAGCGCTGCAAAAGGGAATAAAGCCGAGGCTTTAAGAAATAGCTTGCAAGCATGGCAAGGATGAGCGCACAAATAAATGGACCTAGGGGATGATAAGCAAAAGCATCGCCAAAATTAAGGGAAAGAGTACTTAGGCAGCTGCGGGTCATACCGCAAAGCGGGCAAGGGATACCTGTGAGGTTCTTAAAACCACAACTCCATCCCAGAACTGGGATGGAGCGGAAAAAATCAGTTTCTACAATATCAATGAGCCTCATCTTTATTTGGCTTCCGCAGGTACTACTTTCGTATTACAAATTTTGTCATGCCAGCCCCTTTTTTCATTGTCCCAAATCACCCACAAAAAGCCGAGGAAACAAGGAATATAAGATAATATATAACTAAAATATCGACCAATAGCTGTTCCAATACCAATTGGACCACCATCATC
It encodes:
- a CDS encoding DUF2752 domain-containing protein, which gives rise to MRLIDIVETDFFRSIPVLGWSCGFKNLTGIPCPLCGMTRSCLSTLSLNFGDAFAYHPLGPFICALILAMLASYFLKPRLYSLLQRFLSKNILPLLLVLWVVNLVVKM
- a CDS encoding tetratricopeptide repeat protein, with translation MPRISKTGRIFFYLIIPALFIIEAAYLVSCGQEEKKEDKPFVKVDNDPSFLGSESCKSCHESAFEDWIGSQHDQAMMEANDSSVLADFNDVTFESQGVKSRFFRDGEKFMVNTEGPDGKYYDYEIIYTFGVHPLQQYIVAFPNGHYQCLRTAWDCLENKWYDLYPDLKISTGEWLHWTKGGLSWNTMCSDCHSTNVKKNYDDKTNSFNTTFSIINVSCEACHGPGKEHVEFVNSPNFNENDPYNAEAHLHLTSSLTSEEQVEECARCHSRRVHYVNGFENGDKFRDDYFPEILRDELYFADGQIMDEDYVYSSFVQSKMYHNDVKCSNCHNVHSLELKFKGNMVCNQCHVSQDYDTPEHHFHPMQTESAECVSCHMTGRVYMGNDFRRDHSFRIPRPDQSVEFGTPNACTGCHEDQTDQWAAEKVVEWYGDERAPHFSDALTKGSTRSPEAVKELVELLNDKSQPDIARATAVHYLNQISDQKAMDEVIKALDDEASYVRHTAIHSMYDWPQELRYEHLTKHLNDSLRSIRVSAMGGLLEIPLDQVSPELKTQIEKVMPEYKTMLNVRADFAPGQMTIGQYHDRQGRPAEAEAAYKEALELDELFNPARINLSHLYNRQGRNEEAMALLKDVIKQEPSYGPAYYSMGLLLAEMKRMEQAVSFLERGAKLVGNNPRIYYNWGLALQQLGRNADAEKAFLGGLELDPNSPDINYAIAGLYLQIQKNKEAEVYIKKLIEMYPDQPQFQQMLDAAKGMN